From the genome of Spirochaeta lutea, one region includes:
- a CDS encoding DUF6364 family protein: MSTKLTLRLDEDIIEKAKIYASKNNTSLSSLTEQLYKTLIYKNEEPNISDLNAHITSKYKGIIHTTINDDQIKQKYLMEKHLVD, encoded by the coding sequence ATGTCCACCAAACTTACCTTGCGATTAGATGAAGATATTATTGAAAAAGCAAAAATTTATGCTTCAAAAAATAATACCTCACTAAGTTCACTCACTGAACAACTTTACAAAACACTTATTTATAAAAATGAAGAACCAAACATTTCTGATCTAAATGCTCATATTACGTCCAAATACAAAGGAATCATTCATACAACAATCAATGATGACCAAATAAAACAGAAGTATCTTATGGAAAAGCATCTTGTTGATTAA
- a CDS encoding DUF4435 domain-containing protein, whose amino-acid sequence MNLLDQLRNARDSKQVPFHEYLIRHKPNDYQLHAFFEGKNDEGFYGTIIRRHVDGIEFHSYQCGNKKKVYETFEKLEKYLSDKQLLLFFVDQDFDPYIGIEYPRHRNIYTTDNYSIENEIVGIDMIEKVWAEIFHQSSGSQEMVTINQQFTNSYNEFCDFSKEISSWIIYHRKNGDKANLSSIKMKDIFQIDDNLNIKVIKTLDETISYLDQKTKIDTNMADWQTERTKILELFKNHQPKKYIRGKFELDFFIIFLNRLHSVLCDIKPEKIHINLSTANAIDIFAPRLSYPASLQAFIRNHLEGRIEKSR is encoded by the coding sequence ATGAATTTATTGGATCAATTGAGAAATGCAAGGGATTCAAAACAAGTTCCCTTTCATGAATACCTAATAAGACACAAACCAAATGACTATCAGCTTCATGCATTTTTTGAAGGCAAAAATGATGAAGGTTTCTATGGGACGATAATTCGTAGGCATGTGGATGGAATAGAGTTTCACTCATACCAATGTGGAAATAAAAAGAAAGTCTACGAGACATTTGAAAAATTAGAGAAATATTTATCAGATAAGCAACTTTTACTATTTTTTGTTGACCAGGATTTTGATCCCTATATCGGAATTGAATATCCACGACATCGGAATATATATACTACAGACAATTATTCCATCGAAAATGAAATTGTCGGAATAGATATGATCGAAAAAGTTTGGGCAGAGATCTTTCATCAGTCTTCTGGATCACAAGAAATGGTGACAATAAATCAACAGTTTACTAATAGTTATAACGAATTTTGTGACTTTTCAAAGGAAATCTCTAGTTGGATTATTTATCATCGAAAAAATGGTGATAAAGCTAATCTTTCTAGTATTAAAATGAAAGATATATTTCAAATTGATGATAACCTTAATATTAAGGTTATAAAAACACTTGATGAAACAATATCTTATCTGGATCAAAAAACCAAAATAGACACTAACATGGCAGACTGGCAAACAGAAAGAACTAAAATTCTTGAATTATTCAAAAATCACCAACCTAAAAAATATATACGAGGAAAATTTGAATTAGACTTTTTCATTATCTTCTTAAATAGACTTCACTCAGTTCTATGTGATATTAAGCCTGAAAAAATACATATAAATTTATCTACTGCTAATGCTATCGATATTTTTGCACCACGTTTGTCTTATCCTGCGAGCCTACAGGCTTTTATTAGAAATCATTTGGAAGGAAGAATAGAAAAATCAAGATAA